AAGTACGCGGCACCGTGTGCGTCGCGATGCACCGTGAGTTCGGCGATCAGCGTGACGTGCAGCACCACGGGTTCGCGACTCGGCGCGATGGTGAAGCACAGAAAGCCGTCGACGTCGGTACACACGGCGCTGGTCTGTACGCGCTGGGCCCAGCCGGGGCGTCGGATCTGGAGGGAGAGCCCCGCGATCGCGCCCTCGATGGTGAGGTGCAGCGTATCGCTGTGCGGGTACTCGGTCTCCATCGCCACGCGGATCTCCTGGTCGGCGATCACGGTGCGCACCGTACTCGGTCCGAGGAGCGTGGCCACCAGGGTGTCGCCACGGCGCATCCACAGGTGCTGGACGTAGGTCGGCGTGATACGGCCGGCATTGGGGACGCAGCACACCGCCGCCTCGCGATGAACGGGCGAGTAGCGGTAGCGCGTCTGCGTGGGATGCGCCGGGTCGTTGTTGCGCGAGCCGGTCATGGCGTACGCGTTATCGCTCGTGAGATACGCAATACCGCGTCCATCGGGGTGCCGCGCCCCCTGTGCCGCGTTGACGAACAGCTGCTCCATCGCATCGCCCCAGGCCGCGTGCCCCTGCTTGGCAAACAGGCTGGCATAGCTGTGCAGCAGCTCCTGCACGGAACAGGTCTCATAGCCGCGGGTGGTGGCGTTGGCACCGGTGCCGTTGATGAACTCGTCGCCGATAGGCCCGCCCGAGGGGGAGAGGCACGGCGCCAGCTTCCGGAGATACGCGGCGAGCGCCTGCTCCAGCGCGGCGTCGCCGGAGGCGGCATACGCGGCGGCCACGGCGCGCAGATGGGCATACGTATGGACGCCGTGACCGGCGAGCGGTCGGGCGTCGTCCTGCAGCGTGTCCAGGCGTGCGTCTTCGGCGAGGGGTTCCGCGCTGAACGCCCGATAGAGAAAGACGAGATAGTCCGCATAGCGGCGATCGCCCGTGTGCTGCACCAGCCGCTCGAGGACATCGCTGAGCATGAGGCCATGTGTCAGCCCGCAGGTATCCGGGCGATCGGTGCGGAACGGACGCGACGCCCCTGCGGGGAGGCGCGCCATGAGCTCATCGACCGCGCGTCGAACGGCGTCGAGCACCTCGCCGCGCTGCGTGTACTCGTACCAGGCGAGGAGATAGCGAAGCGCGGTGGCTTTGGCCCACAGCTCACCATTCTCACCGGTGAGCGTATAGCGGAGCGCCGGTGCGTAGATCCCGAGGTAGCCGTCGTCGTCCTGCGTGGCGAGCAGCGCCTCGACCTGACCGGCCGCCCGCGTCAGGGCGTCGTCGTCGCCGAGGAGGATGGCGGTGCGGATGAAGCCGTCCCACCAGTTGCTCTGGGTCTCGCTATTCCACCACAGAAACTGGGCGCGGTCCGCCTCGGGCACACCCAGCGCGCCCACATCCTTGGCGCGCACGCTGGGCGAGAGGCGATCGCGCCCGTAGATGTCGTCGTGGATCACCAGCTCCGGCACGAGCTGATCGAGGTGCCCCGTGATGCCGTCGAGATTGGCACGCAGCTGCTCGCGCAGCCACCCTCGAGGCGCAATGGCACCCAGCGGCAGCGTCTGGAGTGCCTCGGGGATCGGCGCGGCTGTGCCGCGCGGCGCGGAGTGTTCGGCGCTGGTGAGGGGCGCCGGGGGGGCAGTCATGCGGGAACGGTAGCCCGTCTGGTGCCCCGACGCTGCTACGGCACCGACACGCCCTGATACTATTTTACCAACATGCAGCGCGCCGATGCCGAACCTCGCCGAGCCCGCCCGGAGGGGCAGTCATTTGCCGCGTTCCGCTACACGGCGTCGGCGTTCCGCTTTTGGTGGCACCAGCATCCGGAGCTCGAGCTCACGTACATCGAGTCCGGTGCGGGGACGCGGTTCGTGGGCGATTCGATCGCGCCGTTCGGGCCCGGGGATCTGGTGCTGGTGGGCGGCCATCTGCCGCACACGTGGTCATCGGAAGGGCGCGCGGGCGGCGCGCGTTCGCATCGCGCGATTGTGGTGCACGTTCCGCCCGAACTCTTCGAGGTGGCGGCGCCCGAGTTCGCCGCGATCCGCGCGCTGCTGCGCCGTGCGCCGCGCGGGGTCGCCTTCTCGTCACGCGCCGCCGCGGCGGTGCAGGAGGCTCTGGTGCAACTGCCCACGCAGCGCGGTCTGACGGCGTGGAGTGCCCTGGCGGGCATCCTGCACACGCTGGCCGGCGACCAGGCGGCAAGGGTGCTCGCCAGCGACGGGTATGCGCCAGGCGATCGGTATGGGGTGCAGCCCCGTCTCGCTCGCGCGCTCGCGTATATCGACGCGCACGCCACGTCGGATAGCCTGTCGCTCCGCGACGTGGCGCGCACCGTGCACCTCACGCCGACCGCGTTCTCCCGGTTTTTCCGCCAGCATACCGGCGGCACCCTCGTGGAGCACATCACCGCGGTGCGCATTGGGCTCGCGTGTCGGCAGCTCACCGAATCCGATCAGCGCGTCGCCGAGATTGCCTACGCCTGTGGCTTTGGGACGCTGGCCAACTTCAACCGGCGCTTTCGTGCGACCAAGGGGATGACACCGACGGAGTTCCGGCGCCGCTTTCATGACGCGGCGCACGCGGCGCACGCGGCCGCCCCGGCGCGCGTCAGGCGCTCCAGATCGCGCTGAGCACGCGGCGGAAGTTGCCTCCCAGAATGCCTTCGATCTGTGCGTCGGTGTACTTGCGTCGGATGAGCCCCTCGGTGAGATCGAACATCCGCTGGGGATGATCGAGCCCCTCAATATCGATGCGCTCGCGGAAACCGTAACTCCCCTTGTAGCTCGCCCGCAGCGCCTTGTTCAGCTCGGGAGGCATCTTGTCGTAGCCGTCGAGATCGATGTCGCTCCCGACGCCGAGGTGCTCGGGGCCGATGAGTTTCGCGACGTAGTCGAAGTGATCGAGCACGTGCTCGATGGTCGTGGGTTCACGGTCGCGTACGAACATGCGGACGCCGGTGATGCCCATGACACTCCCGGCTTTGCCCACCGCGCGGATGGCCTCATCGCTCTTGTCGCGCGGATGACCATTGGCCAGCGCGCGCACGTTGGAGTGCGTGATGAGCACCGGCTTCTTCGACAGCTCGAACGCGTCCAGCGTGGTGCGATCGCCGCAATGTGAGACATCGACGGCCATCCCCACCTGGTTCATCCGCTCCACGATCGCGACGCCAAAGTCACTCAGCCCCTCGTCGCGCCGTTCCGTGGAGCCGTTGCCGATGCGCGTGCGGCTGTTGTACGTGAGCTGCGCGACGCGCTGTCCGAAGCCGTAGAAGAGATCCACATCGGCCGGGCGACGGAAATGCTCGGCGTTCTGGAGGCCGAGGATCACCGCCACTTTCCCCGATGCCTTCACGCGCGCGAAGTCGCCGGCGCTGTCGATGCGCATGAGCTTGTCGTCGCTGCCCGCGAGGAAGCTGTTCCAGCCGGCAAAGAACTGCATGGCCTGCTCGTAGGCCTCGGGGCCGCCCAGGCCAACGGCCGGGTG
The Gemmatimonadaceae bacterium DNA segment above includes these coding regions:
- a CDS encoding glycoside hydrolase family 127 protein, which produces MTAPPAPLTSAEHSAPRGTAAPIPEALQTLPLGAIAPRGWLREQLRANLDGITGHLDQLVPELVIHDDIYGRDRLSPSVRAKDVGALGVPEADRAQFLWWNSETQSNWWDGFIRTAILLGDDDALTRAAGQVEALLATQDDDGYLGIYAPALRYTLTGENGELWAKATALRYLLAWYEYTQRGEVLDAVRRAVDELMARLPAGASRPFRTDRPDTCGLTHGLMLSDVLERLVQHTGDRRYADYLVFLYRAFSAEPLAEDARLDTLQDDARPLAGHGVHTYAHLRAVAAAYAASGDAALEQALAAYLRKLAPCLSPSGGPIGDEFINGTGANATTRGYETCSVQELLHSYASLFAKQGHAAWGDAMEQLFVNAAQGARHPDGRGIAYLTSDNAYAMTGSRNNDPAHPTQTRYRYSPVHREAAVCCVPNAGRITPTYVQHLWMRRGDTLVATLLGPSTVRTVIADQEIRVAMETEYPHSDTLHLTIEGAIAGLSLQIRRPGWAQRVQTSAVCTDVDGFLCFTIAPSREPVVLHVTLIAELTVHRDAHGAAYFTDGPCVLARALPADEVITRRYALPGFVDRNYTTPDPVRHAFAGPLRATPIADHPRHWSVMLHNPVTQQPEPVRLQPMGTTILRQVTFPPVHPASRP
- a CDS encoding AraC family transcriptional regulator, producing the protein MQRADAEPRRARPEGQSFAAFRYTASAFRFWWHQHPELELTYIESGAGTRFVGDSIAPFGPGDLVLVGGHLPHTWSSEGRAGGARSHRAIVVHVPPELFEVAAPEFAAIRALLRRAPRGVAFSSRAAAAVQEALVQLPTQRGLTAWSALAGILHTLAGDQAARVLASDGYAPGDRYGVQPRLARALAYIDAHATSDSLSLRDVARTVHLTPTAFSRFFRQHTGGTLVEHITAVRIGLACRQLTESDQRVAEIAYACGFGTLANFNRRFRATKGMTPTEFRRRFHDAAHAAHAAAPARVRRSRSR
- a CDS encoding dipeptidase, whose protein sequence is MTESTSPLSRRAFLAATGAAALALPAAGALAAPFVNRGRYALFGAGAPDYSARAIALMQRALVIDMLSPFTLNFTLGDQWMARPELFDAAAFARFRSSGINVFHPAVGLGGPEAYEQAMQFFAGWNSFLAGSDDKLMRIDSAGDFARVKASGKVAVILGLQNAEHFRRPADVDLFYGFGQRVAQLTYNSRTRIGNGSTERRDEGLSDFGVAIVERMNQVGMAVDVSHCGDRTTLDAFELSKKPVLITHSNVRALANGHPRDKSDEAIRAVGKAGSVMGITGVRMFVRDREPTTIEHVLDHFDYVAKLIGPEHLGVGSDIDLDGYDKMPPELNKALRASYKGSYGFRERIDIEGLDHPQRMFDLTEGLIRRKYTDAQIEGILGGNFRRVLSAIWSA